From the genome of Gemmatimonadota bacterium:
GGCGCGATCCCGACCCCGGTGTCCCGGACCCCCACGAGCACGCCGCGCTCGTGCCGCTTGGAGAAGAGCACCACGCCACCGGTCGCGGTGTGGCGCACCGCATTGTCCACGAGGTTGCCGAGCACCTGGCGGAGCGCGGTCGCGTCGGCGTAGGCCGCGCGCGCATCAGGGGCGATGTCGGTCGCGAGCGACAGGCCCTTGAGCTCCGCCGCGTCGCGTGCCGCGGCGAGCACGTCGCCGGCGACCTCGCCGAGCGCGATCTCGACCGGGTTGGGGACCCACCCCCCCGACTCGATGCGCGACAGATCGAGGAGGTCATCGACGATGCGCTGCATGCGGTGCGTGTTCCCGAGGATCCGCTGGGCGAAGCCCTGGCGCGCCTCGAACGGGACGTCATCGTGCGCCAGCGTCTCGGCGAAGCCGCCCACGATGGTGAGCGGAGTGCGCAGTTCATGCGAGACGTTCGCGACGAAGTCGCGGCGGACCGCCTCGAGCCGCCGCACCCGCGTGAGATCGAACAGCGCGAGCACGGCCCCCCCTTCGGCGAGCGGTCGCGCGGTGACGTTCAGCGTGCGGCCCGAGATGACGACCTCGGCGCCCTCCGTCGTCTCGCCGGCGAAGGCCGCGACGAGCGCATCGCGCAACGCGGTCTCGCGCGGGAGGAGATCGACCGGGAAGGGCAGCGGGGCGCGGGCGCCGAGCAGGCGTCGCGCGGTCTCGTTGATGCGCACGACCCGCTGGGCCGTGTCGACCGCGATCACGCCTTCATTGAGCGACTCGGTGAGCTGCAGCAGCAACGTCTCGTCGGCCTCGAGGGCGCGCAGGCGCGCCGAGAGCTGCTCGGCGAGTTCGCGGAGCGCGACGGCGAGTTCGCCGACCTCGCCCGGCGCCCGCAGCGTGGGGCGGCGGGCCAGATCGCCGTCAGCGAGCGCGCGCGCGACGTCGCGGAGCTCCTCGACGGGGCGCGAGACGGAACGCGAGAAGAGGAACGCGATCCCGAGCGCGCCGAGGAGGGCGAGGAGGGCGGCGGTCCCGACGTCGACGCGCGCCGCACGGATCACCTGGTCGAGGCTCTCGGTGGGGAGCGAGACGCGGGCCACCCCGCGTCCGTCCACGGGGACGGCGACGTAGAGCTCCTCGTCGCCGGTGGACGGCGAGGGTCGCCGCGACGTGCCGACCGTGCCGCCCATCGCGGCGGCGACCTCCGGTCGGGTCGCGTGATTCTGCAACCCGGTGAGGCCCGGACCGTCGAACTCGGAGTCCCCGATGACCACGCCGTCGTGACCGACGAGCGTGACGCGCTTGCCGAGCGCGGCGCCGGCCCGGTCGGCGAGCGAGTCGGGGAAGGCCGCGTCGCGTTGCCAGAGCTGCCCGACGAGCCGCGCGTCGCGCGAGAGGAAGTTGGTCGCGTCGTCGCTCAGGCGCGCCCCGAGCTGCCGGTCGACCACCGCGATGATCGCGATGGCGAGGAAGCCGACGACGAGGAGTGCGCCGAGGAGGAGGCGCTGGGTCAGCCGCACGGCGGGCTCAGGCCTCGCGCGCGCCGGGAGCCTTCAGGCGATAGCCGAAGCCGCGGACCGTCTCGATGAGGTCACCGGCGGGATGCAGCTTGGTGCGCAGGCGCTGGACGTGCATGTCCACGGTGCGCGTCTGGATGTCCGGCGCGGCATCCCAGACGGTCTCGAGCAGCTGCGCGCGCCCCTGCACGCGGCCGCGCCGCTCGGCGAGGGTCAGCAGCAGCTTGTACTCGGTCGGCGTGAGCTCGATCTCGTGGCCGTTAACGGTCACGCGGTGCGCCGAGCGGTCGACGCGGATGGGACCGATCGCGAGCACGTCGGACACCTCGCCGCTCGAGGCCACGCGGCGGAGAATCGCGCCTACACGCAGCACGAGTTCCTGCGGGCTGAACGGCTTGGTGAGGTAATCGTCGGCGCCGAGCTCGAGGCCGCGGATGCGGTCGGGCTCCTCCTTGCGCGCCGTGAGCATGAGGACCGCGATCCCGGCCGTGGACTCCTCCTCGCGGAGCTTCGCGAGGACCTCGAACCCCGACATGCCCGGGAGCATGAGGTCCAGCACGATCAGCGACGGCCGATCGCGCTTGGCGAGCGCGAGGGCGTCGGTGCCGGTGGCGGCCGACGAGACGCGATACCCCGACTTGGCGAGGTGGTAGACGACGAGGGCGACGATATCGGGTTCGTCGTCGACGACGAGGATGCGTTCTCCGCCGGACGCGGGTGCGGTCACACGGGACTCCCGGCGAGGCGCCGCGAGATGGAAGCGAGCAGGAGGTCGATGGCGACGGTGTTCTCGCCGCCGCGGGGGATGACGAGGTCGGCGTAGCGCTTGCTGGGTTCGACGAACTGCAGGTGCATGGGCTGCACCGTGGTGAGGTACTGGTCGAGGATCTCGTCGAGGGGGCGTCCGCGCACCGCCATGTCACGGCGGATGCGGCGGATGAGCCGGATGTCGGCGTCGGTGTCGACGAAGACCTTCACGTCACAGACGCGGCGCACGCGCTCGTCCACGAGGAGGAGGATGCCGTCGATCACGATGACGTCGGCCGAGTCGATGCGCACCGTCTCCGGCGCGCGCGCGTGATGCACGAAGTCGTAGACCGGCTTGTCGATCGATTCGCCGCGGCCGAGCCGCTCGAGATGGTCGGCGAGGAGGGCGGTGTCGAAGGCGTCGGGGTGGTCCCAGTTCACGCGACGCCGCTCCTCCATGGAGAGGTGGCGATGGTCGCGGTAGTACGCATCCATGTCGATGAAGGCGACCTGCGACCCCGGCAGCGACTCGGCGACACGACGGGCGACGGTGGATTTGCCGGAGCCGGTGCCCCCGGCGATGCCGATGATCAGCGGTTTCATCGTGGGTCGAGTCGGGAGCGGAGCACGCGGGGAAGTTGAGGCGGACCGGTGCGCGCGTGCAGTCCCGGACCGGTCACGGTCCTGTATCATCGACTCCTGAAGTCTGGGGGTGCGGGAGAGGGGGGTCAACACGGCCGCCCTCCACCTAAGGCCATGCCGGGACTAGCTTTCTGCATGGTGACCATGCCGCGCCGGCCGCTTCTGGCCCTGCTCGCCGCGACGCTCTCGCTCGCCGCGCCGTTCGCCGCCCCGCTCCGGGCTCAGACGCGCGCCCAGACGCGCCTCGATCTGCTCGTCGCCGCGACCACCGATGTCCACGGCCGCCTCCGCGGCTGGGACTACTACGCGGACGCCGAGGACCCGGTCCGGGGGCTCTCCCGCGCGGGGACGATCATCGATTCGCTCCGGAAGGCGGCGCCCGGCCGCGTGGTGCTCGTCGATGCGGGGGACCTGCTCCAAGGCAATCCGATGACCTACGTGGCGGCACGGGTCGATTCGCTCGCGCCGCATCCGGTGGTCGCGGCGATGAACGTGCTCCGCTACGACGCCGCCGCGCTCGGCAACCACGAATTCAACTACGGGCTCCCGATCCTCGACCGCGCGACGCGCCAGGCGCGGTTCCCGTTCCTCGCGGCCAACACCGAGCGGCTCGACGGCGGCCGGGTGTACGCGCCGTGGACGATGGTCACCCGCAAGGGCGTGAAGGTCGCGATCATCGGCGTGACGACCCCCGGCGCGATGGTGTGGGACCGGGACAACCTCCGGGGCCGGCTGCGGGTGCATGACATCGTGTCCTCCCTCCCGGCGCAGGTCGCGGCGGTGCGCCGCGCCGGCGCGGACCTCGTCGTGGTCGTCGCGCACTCGGGGCTGGGTGGCGAGAACTCGTACGACGCGGCGGGGAACGGCCTGGGGGACGAGAACGCGATGGCGCGGGTCGCGCGCGAGGTCGCCGGTGTGGATCTCATCGTCGTCGGGCACTCGCACCGTGAGGTGGCCGACACGACCATCAACGGCGTGCTCATCGTGCAGCCGCGGAACTGGGCGACGAGCGTCTCGGTGTCGACGATCGGGCTCGAGCGGCGCGACGGGCGCTGGCAGGTCGCGGCGAAGCGCGGCGCGCTGGTGCAGGCCCGCGGGCACGCCGAGCACGCCGGGGTGGTGCGGGCGGTGGCGCGGGCGCATGCCGCCGCACTCCGGCACTCCAACGAGGTGATCGGGCGCACGACGGTCGCCTGGCGCACCGATTCGGCGCGCGTGCGGGACATGGCGCTGATCGACCTGATCC
Proteins encoded in this window:
- a CDS encoding HAMP domain-containing protein, with the protein product MRLTQRLLLGALLVVGFLAIAIIAVVDRQLGARLSDDATNFLSRDARLVGQLWQRDAAFPDSLADRAGAALGKRVTLVGHDGVVIGDSEFDGPGLTGLQNHATRPEVAAAMGGTVGTSRRPSPSTGDEELYVAVPVDGRGVARVSLPTESLDQVIRAARVDVGTAALLALLGALGIAFLFSRSVSRPVEELRDVARALADGDLARRPTLRAPGEVGELAVALRELAEQLSARLRALEADETLLLQLTESLNEGVIAVDTAQRVVRINETARRLLGARAPLPFPVDLLPRETALRDALVAAFAGETTEGAEVVISGRTLNVTARPLAEGGAVLALFDLTRVRRLEAVRRDFVANVSHELRTPLTIVGGFAETLAHDDVPFEARQGFAQRILGNTHRMQRIVDDLLDLSRIESGGWVPNPVEIALGEVAGDVLAAARDAAELKGLSLATDIAPDARAAYADATALRQVLGNLVDNAVRHTATGGVVLFSKRHERGVLVGVRDTGVGIAPEHLPRIFERFYRVDPGRSREQGGTGLGLAIVKHLVEAHGGRVRAESEVGVGSSITALFPAAERAPSA
- the udk gene encoding uridine kinase; the protein is MKPLIIGIAGGTGSGKSTVARRVAESLPGSQVAFIDMDAYYRDHRHLSMEERRRVNWDHPDAFDTALLADHLERLGRGESIDKPVYDFVHHARAPETVRIDSADVIVIDGILLLVDERVRRVCDVKVFVDTDADIRLIRRIRRDMAVRGRPLDEILDQYLTTVQPMHLQFVEPSKRYADLVIPRGGENTVAIDLLLASISRRLAGSPV
- a CDS encoding response regulator: MTAPASGGERILVVDDEPDIVALVVYHLAKSGYRVSSAATGTDALALAKRDRPSLIVLDLMLPGMSGFEVLAKLREEESTAGIAVLMLTARKEEPDRIRGLELGADDYLTKPFSPQELVLRVGAILRRVASSGEVSDVLAIGPIRVDRSAHRVTVNGHEIELTPTEYKLLLTLAERRGRVQGRAQLLETVWDAAPDIQTRTVDMHVQRLRTKLHPAGDLIETVRGFGYRLKAPGAREA